One genomic window of Candidatus Pseudobacter hemicellulosilyticus includes the following:
- a CDS encoding IS3 family transposase: protein MSVRRQCELLTVNRSTLYYKPIGEKPENIKMMEIMDKHLTMHPTEGVVSLVYYFRNKGYQVGPKRIRRLLKIMGRQTIYRRKNLTKQGLKQFIKPYLLKGMKITRANQVWSTDITYIPMRTGFMYLTAIMDIYSRRIVGWGISNSLAATWCKEVLQDAILQHGKPEIINSDQGCQYTSAVWTQYLEGEQILASMDGKGRALDNVWIERFWKSLKYDYVYLNPAEDGFELLEGVQNHIGYYHDKIHHTTCETPNERYQRSLQQAA, encoded by the coding sequence ATATCTGTTCGCCGGCAGTGTGAATTGCTTACAGTAAACCGCAGTACACTGTATTATAAACCTATTGGAGAGAAGCCGGAGAACATTAAGATGATGGAGATCATGGATAAGCACCTGACTATGCATCCAACGGAAGGTGTAGTATCGCTGGTTTACTATTTTCGCAACAAAGGCTACCAGGTTGGCCCCAAGCGGATCAGGCGCTTGTTGAAAATAATGGGACGCCAGACTATTTACCGCCGAAAGAATCTGACGAAGCAAGGATTGAAGCAGTTTATAAAACCGTATTTGCTCAAAGGGATGAAGATTACCCGTGCCAATCAAGTTTGGTCGACCGACATCACTTATATCCCAATGCGTACAGGATTTATGTATCTGACGGCGATCATGGATATATACAGCCGCCGGATTGTTGGATGGGGCATCAGTAACTCTTTAGCAGCCACCTGGTGTAAAGAAGTACTGCAAGACGCAATACTCCAACATGGCAAGCCAGAGATCATCAATTCTGATCAGGGTTGTCAATATACCAGTGCCGTATGGACACAGTATCTCGAGGGGGAACAAATACTTGCATCTATGGATGGGAAAGGGAGAGCCCTCGATAATGTGTGGATTGAACGTTTCTGGAAATCCTTGAAATACGATTATGTCTACTTAAATCCCGCCGAAGATGGTTTTGAACTGTTAGAAGGAGTTCAAAACCATATCGGCTACTATCATGACAAAATTCATCATACCACCTGTGAAACACCCAATGAACGATATCAAAGATCTTTGCAGCAAGCTGCTTGA
- a CDS encoding DUF4263 domain-containing protein, which translates to MQSINAFWMGNGFNHRKPLAAASRRSSVEGSYLASLQQIHREFEQALQQDHPEPWWQRFIERHSFILLRSYFACLPKLNLAIGQSKIPDFLLVTYQQTLEILEIKSPSTPVMRCDKSRNNYYWSTHINKAIAQISSYEENAHRNTASLHRYLREHYNLEISSNSISGIILVGYSAKSQKEQQEFDRQCSTLTNIRFLTYEQLLTALRQHIFIFENFL; encoded by the coding sequence ATGCAGTCAATAAATGCTTTCTGGATGGGAAATGGCTTCAACCATAGGAAACCTTTGGCTGCAGCTTCCCGCAGGTCTTCTGTTGAGGGCAGCTACCTGGCGTCCCTTCAACAGATCCACCGGGAATTTGAGCAGGCCTTACAGCAGGATCACCCCGAACCCTGGTGGCAGCGCTTTATTGAAAGACATAGCTTTATACTTTTGCGCAGTTATTTCGCCTGTCTGCCAAAGTTGAACCTCGCCATCGGGCAATCCAAAATCCCGGACTTTCTCCTGGTCACTTACCAGCAGACCCTCGAAATCCTGGAGATCAAAAGTCCTTCTACACCCGTAATGAGATGCGACAAAAGCAGGAACAATTATTACTGGAGCACCCATATTAATAAGGCCATTGCCCAGATCAGCAGTTATGAAGAGAATGCCCACCGCAATACTGCCAGCCTGCACCGATATTTAAGGGAGCATTATAACCTTGAGATCAGCAGCAATAGCATTTCAGGAATTATTTTGGTAGGTTATAGTGCAAAAAGCCAGAAAGAACAACAGGAATTTGATAGGCAATGTAGTACGCTGACAAACATCCGGTTCCTGACCTATGAGCAACTGCTGACAGCGTTGAGGCAGCATATTTTCATATTTGAAAATTTCCTTTAA
- a CDS encoding phosphoribosylglycinamide formyltransferase, whose protein sequence is MFQRLQQKWKVSAWRVLIILITFATGGSLCGYLGRQILAWLDIEQNLIRIPLYIIIVTLLWPLCVLLISIPLGQFGFFTRYLARMGRRMGIGPKPTSNTDVAPFRLAVFASGAGSNAQQLINHFRHHPTIKVGLIVCNKPGAGVLNIAQTEKIPVLLIEKETFFRGNGYVDELKAEQIDFIVLAGFLWKLPAVLVKAYSGRMVNIHPALLPNYGGKGMYGMFVHAAVIAAKEKESGISIHFVDEVYDHGAVIFQATCPIGPKDTAESLAQKIHALEHAHYPHVIEEVVTKLQKTR, encoded by the coding sequence ATGTTCCAAAGGCTACAACAAAAATGGAAAGTCAGCGCCTGGCGCGTTCTCATTATCCTCATCACCTTCGCCACAGGCGGCAGCCTCTGCGGTTATCTCGGCAGGCAGATCCTTGCCTGGCTTGACATTGAGCAGAACCTGATCAGGATCCCCCTCTACATTATTATTGTAACGCTGCTCTGGCCCCTTTGCGTATTGCTGATCAGCATTCCCCTGGGACAGTTCGGCTTTTTTACCCGTTACCTCGCCCGGATGGGCCGGCGCATGGGTATTGGCCCAAAACCCACCAGCAACACCGATGTTGCCCCCTTCCGATTGGCCGTCTTCGCCTCCGGCGCAGGCTCCAACGCCCAGCAGCTCATCAACCATTTCCGCCATCACCCAACCATCAAAGTAGGGCTTATTGTTTGCAATAAACCCGGAGCAGGCGTACTGAACATTGCGCAAACTGAAAAAATACCGGTGCTGCTGATAGAAAAGGAAACATTTTTCCGGGGCAATGGCTATGTGGATGAGCTGAAGGCGGAACAGATCGACTTTATCGTACTGGCCGGCTTTCTCTGGAAATTACCCGCTGTCCTGGTAAAAGCCTACAGCGGCAGAATGGTGAACATCCACCCCGCCCTCCTGCCCAATTATGGCGGTAAGGGTATGTACGGCATGTTTGTACATGCCGCCGTGATTGCCGCCAAAGAGAAGGAAAGCGGTATCAGCATCCATTTTGTGGACGAAGTATACGATCATGGCGCCGTCATCTTCCAGGCTACCTGCCCCATCGGGCCTAAGGATACAGCAGAATCGCTGGCGCAAAAGATCCATGCACTGGAACATGCTCATTACCCCCACGTGATTGAGGAAGTGGTCACTAAACTGCAAAAAACCCGTTAA
- a CDS encoding c-type cytochrome, with protein sequence MIDHRPIVKRTLFSVLLITALSFGNKLAAQDGAALFNNNCGTCHRVDKDLTGPALKGVEERVPDKKLLHDWIRNNQKVLASGNKYFNDLFQKWNRTPMNVYPNMTDDEIEAILKYIREFKAPAANKATGETPGKAEYGESDNAILYGVLTLILAVVALVMLQVNSNLKKLADDKDGIPAQEPIPFYRNKTYIALLTLVLFVVGGFFVVKGAIGLDRRKDYQPEQPIYYSHKVHAGTNQINCLYCHGGAWESKQASIPSVNVCMNCHLTITEYTGEPIYNEEGKEVDGTAEIQKIYAAAGYDPEKKQYTSEGKAVEWVKIHNLPDHVYFNHSQHVRAGKVQCQTCHGEINNMHEVKQVAELSMGWCVNCHRETKVDFVDDKGNGNKFYSIYEKYHNEIKNKTRDSVTVSDIGGLECQKCHY encoded by the coding sequence ATGATTGATCACAGACCAATTGTCAAACGGACCCTCTTCAGTGTATTATTGATTACAGCATTGTCGTTCGGAAATAAGTTGGCCGCGCAGGATGGAGCAGCTTTGTTTAATAATAATTGTGGTACCTGCCACCGTGTGGACAAAGACCTGACTGGTCCCGCGCTGAAAGGCGTAGAGGAGCGTGTACCGGACAAGAAGCTGTTGCATGACTGGATCCGCAACAACCAGAAGGTCCTGGCCTCGGGCAACAAATACTTCAACGACCTCTTCCAGAAATGGAACAGGACCCCGATGAACGTATATCCCAACATGACCGATGATGAGATTGAAGCGATCCTGAAATACATTCGTGAGTTCAAGGCCCCTGCCGCTAACAAAGCCACCGGCGAAACCCCCGGTAAAGCTGAATACGGTGAATCTGACAACGCCATCCTGTATGGTGTATTGACGCTGATCCTCGCTGTAGTAGCCCTGGTGATGCTGCAGGTGAACAGCAACCTGAAAAAACTGGCGGATGACAAAGACGGTATCCCTGCGCAGGAGCCCATTCCTTTCTACCGTAATAAAACTTATATCGCCCTGCTTACCCTGGTATTGTTTGTTGTAGGCGGCTTCTTCGTGGTAAAAGGCGCTATCGGCCTGGACCGCAGGAAAGATTACCAGCCTGAACAACCTATCTACTACTCCCACAAAGTACACGCCGGCACCAACCAGATCAACTGTCTGTACTGTCACGGCGGCGCCTGGGAAAGCAAACAGGCCAGCATTCCTTCTGTGAATGTCTGTATGAACTGTCACCTCACCATCACAGAATACACCGGCGAACCGATCTACAACGAAGAAGGCAAAGAGGTGGATGGTACCGCCGAGATCCAGAAGATCTATGCCGCTGCCGGTTATGATCCTGAGAAGAAACAATATACAAGCGAAGGCAAAGCCGTTGAGTGGGTGAAGATCCACAACCTGCCTGACCACGTTTACTTCAACCACTCCCAGCACGTAAGGGCCGGTAAAGTACAGTGCCAGACCTGCCACGGTGAGATCAACAATATGCATGAAGTAAAACAGGTTGCCGAACTGAGCATGGGCTGGTGCGTGAACTGTCACCGGGAAACCAAAGTGGACTTCGTGGATGACAAGGGCAATGGCAACAAGTTCTACAGCATTTACGAAAAGTACCACAACGAGATCAAGAACAAGACCCGTGACAGTGTGACTGTAAGTGATATTGGTGGGCTGGAGTGTCAGAAATGTCACTACTAA
- a CDS encoding transposase gives MKKQTRRKFSPSFKAKVALEAIKGQVTLAELATKYEVNQVIIARWKAEFLANMSAAFEKPDKTEEPSVDTQELYAQIGQLKVENEFLKKSFKKLGG, from the coding sequence ATGAAAAAGCAAACACGAAGAAAATTCAGTCCTTCCTTCAAAGCCAAAGTGGCTCTGGAAGCAATTAAGGGGCAGGTTACGCTCGCAGAGCTGGCCACAAAATACGAGGTGAACCAGGTTATTATCGCACGCTGGAAGGCCGAATTCTTGGCTAATATGAGTGCGGCCTTTGAAAAGCCTGATAAGACAGAGGAGCCCTCCGTAGATACCCAGGAGTTATATGCCCAAATCGGGCAGCTCAAGGTAGAGAATGAGTTCTTAAAAAAAAGCTTCAAGAAACTTGGGGGGTAG